A stretch of Lepisosteus oculatus isolate fLepOcu1 chromosome 11, fLepOcu1.hap2, whole genome shotgun sequence DNA encodes these proteins:
- the LOC138241846 gene encoding soluble guanylate cyclase 88E-like has product MFKTGLYINDLSMHDSSRDLVLAGTQQSEELKRALIQEQKKSSKLEESMKMLDYEMKKTDDLLYRMIPKPVAKRLRKGEPAVNTCEVFPDVTILFSDVVGFTRICSHITPMQVVSMLNTMYTLFDTLSEKHRVFKVETIGDAYMVVAGAPEKTKYHAHNICDMALDMVRSIDHLKDPSTGNNIQIRVGIHSGMVVAGVVGHKMPRYGLYGDTVHTASAMESNGKEMHIQLSSATYEHLKGSHFIFERRGTITIKGNVEIETYWLKGKRDKDGNAQAACPQFETQTISKATISPPDSPIDEDELV; this is encoded by the exons ATGTTTAAGACTGGATTGTACATAAATGACCTGAGCATGCACGACTCCAGCCGAGATCTTGTTCTAGCAGGAACGCAACAGTCCGAAGAGCTAAAAAGAGCCCTTATACAG GAGCAAAAAAAGTCCAGTAAATTGGAGGAGAGCATGAAGATGCTGGACTATGAGATGAAGAAGACGGATGATTTGCTCTACAGAATGATCCCCAAGCCAGTTGCCAAGCGGCTACGCAAAGGAGAGCCAGCTGTCAACACTTGTGAG GTGTTTCCAGATGTGACCATCCTCTTCAGTGATGTCGTGGGCTTCACTCGCATCTGCAGCCACATTACTCCCATGCAGGTTGTGTCAATGCTGAACACCATGTACACACTCTTCGACACCCTCAGCGAGAAGCACAGGGTCTTCAAG GTAGAGACCATAGGAGATGCATACATGGTGGTGGCTGGTGCGCCTGAGAAAACCAAGTATCATGCCCATAATATCTGTGACATGGCCCTGGATATGGTGCGCTCCATCGACCACCTGAAGGACCCCTCCACTGGGAACAACATCCAGATCCGCGTTG gaatcCATTCTGGGATGGTGGTGGCCGGAGTGGTGGGACACAAGATGCCACGCTACGGTCTCTATGGAGACACAGTCCACACAGCCTCTGCCATGGAGAGTAATGGGAAG GAAATGCATATCCAGTTAAGCAGTGCCACCTATGAACACCTCAAgggaagtcattttatttttgagagGAGAGGCACTATCACTATTAAG GGCAATGTTGAAATTGAGACTTACTGGCTAAAGGGGAAGAGAGACAAAGATGGTAATGCCCAGGCCGCTTGCCCACAGTTTGAAACTCAGACCATCAGCAAGGCCACCATCTCCCCACCAGACTCCCCCATCGATGAGGATGAATTGGTATGA
- the LOC102695074 gene encoding soluble guanylate cyclase 88E-like, whose product MMYGLLCESLHDFIKESYGDDVWKLVRERADVRLHSFVTHQVYSESVIPRIAKAASGVTGTPYNELMNSWGVYFLGFVGKYGYDRILKVLGRHVRDFVNGLDNLHEYLRFSYPKVQPPTFFCQEESATGVTLHYRSKRKGYLHYAMGQLRQMGKQFYDTDIHVEVLSEQLVGDYSHVTMRLNFDNSAYRYIQKEDEEEQEILPITSDFFFEVFPFNIVFRQDMVVHNVGSGLATVFPDLDGKKINDAFLLARPLVEFTWNMIISHPNNLFEIMSKEPVKRERNLHNRVQNSDYENANRSADVDVELMAFQSIIGDDYKDGNSSNAMESWGDGSRCLKLKGQMRYMPEWESIIFLGTPVMESLSAMFKTGLYINDLSMHDSSRDLVLAGTQQSEELKRALIQVNWP is encoded by the exons ATGATGTACGGGTTGCTATGTGAGAGTCTGCACGACTTCATTAAAGAATCCTATGGGGATGATGTCTGGAAACTCGTCCGCGAGAGGGCAGATGTCAGACTGCATTCCTTCGTTACACATCAG gtttacagcGAGAGTGTCATTCCTCGCATTGCCAAAGCTGCCAGTGGGGTAACAGGAACCCCCTACAATGAGCTGATGAACTCTTGGGGTGTTTACTTTCTGGGATTTGTAGGGAAGTATGGCtatgacagaatattaaag GTTCTGGGGCGACACGTCAGAGACTTTGTTAACGGGCTGGACAACCTACACGAATACCTCCGATTCAGCTACCCGAAAGTCCAACCCCCCACCTTTTTCTGTCAGGAAGAATCAGCCACCGGAGTTACTCTGCATTACAG GAGTAAGAGGAAAGGCTACCTGCATTATGCCATGGGCCAGCTGAGGCAGATGGGAAAGCAGTTCTATGACACCGACATCCATGTGGAGGTTCTGAGTGAGCAGCTTGTGGGAGACTACTCCCATGTCACCATGAG GTTGAACTTTGATAACTCAGCCTACCGGTATATCCAGAAGGAAGATGAAGAGGAACAGGAGATACTGCCCATCACTAGTGACTTCTTCTTTGAGGTGTTCCCCTTTAACATTGTCTTCAGACAG GATATGGTTGTTCATAATGTAGGCTCAGGCCTGGCCACTGTTTTCCCAGATTTGGATGGAAAAAAGATTAATGATGCCTTTCTGCTGGCCCGGCCCTTGGTGGAGTTCACCTGGAACATG ATTATTTCACACCCAAACAACCTGTTCGAGATCATGTCAAAGGAACCAGTAAAGAGAGAGAGGAACCTGCACAATCGAGTTCAGA ACTCTGATTATGAGAATGCTAATCGATCTGCTGATGTTGATGTGGAGCTTATGGCATTTCAGTCAATTATTGGAGATGATTACAAAG ACGGAAACAGCTCGAACGCCATGGAGAGCTGGGGAGATGGGAGCCGCTGCTTGAAGCTGAAGGGGCAGATGAGATACATGCCTGAGTGGGAGTCCATTATCTTTCTGGGCACACCTGT GATGGAGAGCTTGAGTGCCATGTTTAAGACTGGATTGTACATAAATGACCTGAGCATGCACGACTCCAGCCGAGATCTTGTTCTAGCAGGAACGCAACAGTCCGAAGAGCTAAAAAGAGCCCTTATACAGGTAAATTGGCCATAG
- the LOC102695269 gene encoding myozenin-2, with the protein MIPVTYSSLAKERRDMAIALSKEVEGEHLNLGKKISVPQDVQMEELALLSNKGSRMFHERQKRVQRFTLENTGESRITNGSKTQKMVPEEGKENFRTEIFIQQPGKGHFLSALKNTAATKPGSPSVIAPGYAGPLKEIPHEKFNITVIPKSYHSPWQKARGENDLLVNLNVQLPEVPQMPGPSTFRCFNRVAMPFGGTAGSERIFPLPGFELSQAQTEPNLNWERINNRPNFNRAPRGWGVNYSPESSEL; encoded by the exons ATGATTCCAGTGACTTACTCCAGTTTAGCCAAAGAGAGGCGAGACATGGCAATAGCACTGTCCAAGGAGGTTGAGGGAG AGCACTTGAACTTGGGAAAGAAGATCAGTGTTCCTCAGGATGTCCAGATGGAAGAGCTGGCTTTGCTTTCTAATAAAGGCTCCAGGATGTTTCATGAGAGACAGAAAAGAGTACAGAGATTCACTCTAGAAAACACAGGAGAGAGTCGAATCACT AACGGGAGCAAAACACAGAAGATGGTCCCCGAAGAAGGAAAGGAAAACTTCCGCACTGAGATTTTCATTCAGCAGCCTGGGAAAGGTCACTTTCTGTCAGCTTTGAAAAATACAGCAGCCACAAAACCTGGGAGTCCTAGTGTAATTGCACCAG GTTATGCTGGTCCCCTGAAAGAAATCCCCCATGAGAAGTTCAACATCACTGTCATCCCAAAATCATATCATTCACCATGGCAGAAAGCACGTGGGGAAAATGACCTCCTTGTTAATTTAAATGTTCAACTCCCCGAGGTCCCACAAATGCCAGGCCCAAGCACCTTTAGGTGTTTCAACAG AGTAGCCATGCCTTTTGGGGGAACAGCTGGCAGTGAAAGGATATTCCCTTTACCTGGATTTGAGCTCTCCCAGGCGCAGACAGAACCCAACCTTAACTGGGAACGGATCAACAACCGCCCCAACTTCAACCGCGCCCCTCGAGGCTGGGGGGTAAACTACTCCCCTGAGTCTAGTGAGCTGTGA
- the rbm22 gene encoding pre-mRNA-splicing factor RBM22, with product MATSLGANTYNRQNWEDADFPILCQTCLGENPYIRMTKEKYGKECKICARPFTVFRWCPGVRMRFKKTEVCQTCSKLKNVCQTCLLDLEYGLPIQVRDTGLSIKDEMPKSDVNKEYYTQNMEREIQNSDGTRPVGMLGKAPSSSDMLLKLARTTPYYKRNRPHICSFWVKGECKRGEECPYRHEKPTDPDDPLADQNIKDRYYGINDPVADKLLKRASTMPRLDPPEDKTITTLYVGGLGDTITETDLRNHFYQFGEIRTTTIVQRQQCAFIQFAARQAAELAAEKSFNKLIINGRRLTVKWGRSQAARGKEKDKDGVSETGMKLEPVPGLPGALPPPPASEEEAPANYFNLAPSASPAVMNIALPPPPGIAPPPPPGFGPPMFHSMGSMGPPPPPPMSMRAPGHIHYPSQDPQRMGAHASRHGGS from the exons acCAAAGAGAAGTATGGCAAGGAATGCAAG ATTTGTGCCAGACCCTTCACTGTGTTTCGCTGGTGCCCTGGTGTGAGGATGCGCTTTAAGAAAACGGAAGTGTGCCAGACTTGTAGCAAGCTGAAGAATGTATGCCAGACGTGTCTCTTAGACCTTGAATATG gctTGCCAATTCAAGTTCGTGACACTGGTTTATCAATCAAAGATGAAATGCCCAAATCAGATGTGAACAAAGAATATTACACTCAGAACATGGAACGAGAG ATTCAGAACTCGGATGGGACCAGGCCAGTAGGGATGTTAGGGAAAGCTCCAAGTTCCAGTGACATGTTGCTGAAACTGGCCAGGACCACTCCTTACTATAAGCGTAACCGTCCACACATTTGCTCTTTCTGGGTCAAGGGAGAGTGTAAGAGAGGAGAGGAGTGTCCGTACAG ACATGAGAAACCTACAGACCCAGATGATCCCCTGGCAGACCAGAACATCAAGGACCGATACTATGGGATAAATGATCCCGTTGCAGATAAACTTTTGAAACGGGCCTCCACCATGCCACGTCTTGACCCGCCAGAGGACAAAACCATCACCACACTCTATGTGGGTGGATTGGGAGATACCATAACAGAGACTGATCTCAG gaaTCACTTTTACCAGTTTGGTGAGATTCGCACCACAACAATAGTGCAGAGGCAGCAGTGTGCATTCATTCAGTTTGCTGCACGACAGGCTGCGGAACTGGCTGCTGAGAAATCTTTTAACAAGCTGATCATTAATGGCCGACGACTTACTGTCAAGTGGGGCAG GTCCCAGGCAGCCAGAGGGAAGGAGAAGGACAAGGATGGTGTGAGCGAGACTGGGATGAAACTGGAGCCAGTGCCTGGCCTTCCGGGAG CTCTGCCCCCTCCTCCTGCATCTGAGGAAGAAGCTCCTGCAAATTACTTCAATCTGGCCCCCAGTGCGTCTCCCGCTGTCATGAACATTGCTCTGCCTCCTCCTCCGGGCATCgcaccccctcctcctccag GCTTCGGACCTCCTATGTTCCACTCCATGGGCTCCATGGGTCCTCCACCCCCTCCACCAATGTCAATGAGAGCTCCTGGTCACATCCATTACCCTTCCCAGGATCCTCAGCGCATGGGTGCTCACGCCAGCCGCCACGGTGGCTCCTAA